GCGGTGCCGTTCCATCGAGCCGCGGATCGTCCGCCACCTCGATCTGGCGGCGGAAGGGGCGGAAGCCGGAGCGCTGGTAGAACGCCACGGCCGAAGGATGGTCGAAGGTGCAGGTGTGGACCCAGACCCGGCTGACGTCGCGTGACCAGGCGCGCTCCAGCGCGCGGTTCATCAGGAAGCGGGCGGCGCCGGTGCCGATCAAGGGTGCGGTGACGCCGAAATAGACCAGCTCGCACTGGCCGGGCTCGCGGAAGTCCAGCTCGAGCAGGCCTTCGTCGCGGCCGTCCACGCCCAGCGCGTAGACCTCGACATTGGGCGCGTGAATGATCGCGGCGAGCTCGGCGTCGTTCATACGGGCGCGCGAGAACCACAGCCAGTCCTCACCGACGCGGCGGAAGAGATCGCGGTACCAGGGAAGCGCGGGGGCATCGACCTTGCGCAGGGTCCAGGCGCTGGGGGGATCGTCGCGGCGCGCGGGCCGCTCGATCATCTCCAGATGGGTGACGACGGCGGCGATCTTGCCGGCAGGGACGTCGGAATAGCCATCGGGAAGGATCATGGTTCGTTGGTACCCTTGATATTGAGCCAGCGGGCGGTGCCGTTTCAAGGAGCGACAGCAGCTTCACACTCCGTCATTGCGAGCGTAGCGAAGCAATCCAGGATCTTTCCGCGGAGGGACTCTGGATTGCTTCGTCGCAAGAGCTCCTCGCAATGACGTGGAGAGAGAGCGTGTACCCCTACCCCTCCCCCTCGTCGCTCGCCAGCACGCCCTTCACTGCGCGCGCCCAGCCGGCAAGCTTCCGCTCCCGTGTCGCCTGGCTCATGTTCGGCTTGAAGCGGTGCTCGAGGCGCCAGTTGTCGGCGAATTTGGTCGGCTCGGGATAGACGCCGGCCTGGAGGCCGGCGAGGTAGGCGGCGCCGAGGGCCGTGGTCTCCTGGATCACGGGGCGGTCGACGGGCGCATCCAGGAGATCGGCGAGGCGCTGCATGGTCCAGTCGGACGCGGTCATGCCGCCGTCGACGCGGAGCACGACGCTGGCGGTTTCCGAGCTCGGCCAGTCCGCGCGCATCGCCGCCCAGAGGTCGAAGGTCTGGTAGCAGACGCTTTCCAGCGCGGCATGGGCGAGCTCGGCGGGGCCGGTGTTGCGGGTGAGGCCGAATAACGCGCCGCGCACGCGCGGATTCCAGTAGGGGGCACCCATGCCGACGAAGGCCGGCACGAGATAAACGCTCTGCATGGAGTCCGACTGATCGGCGAGAGGTCCCGTCTCGGCGGCGTGCTTGATGATGCCGAGGCCGTCGCGCAGCCATTGCACGGCACTGCCGGCGACGAAGATCGAGCCTTCGAGCGCATAGGTACGCTTGCCGTCGAGCTGATAGGCGACGGTGGTGAGCAGCTTGTTCTTCGACGCCACGGGCGTGGTGCCGGTGTTGAGCAAGGCAAAACAGCCGGTGCCGTAGGTCGACTTCATCATGCCCGGGCGGAAGCAGGCTTGTCCAATGGTCGCGGCCTGCTGGTCGCCGGCGATGCCGGAGATGACGATGGGGCCGCCGAACAGATCGGGCGTGCTCTCGCCGAAGCGCGCGGAGGAATCCTTCACCTCGGGCAGCATCGAGCGCGGCACGCCGATGATCTCCAGGAGCTCGTCGTCCCACTCGCCGGTGTGGATGTTGAACAGCAGCGTGCGCGAGGCATTGGTGGCGTCGGTGGCGTGCACCTTACCGCCGGTGAGGCGCCAGAGCAGATAGCAGTCGACGGTGCCGAACATCAGTTCGCCGCGCGCGGCCCGTGCCCGCGCGCCGGGAACGTGATCCAGGATCCAGGCGACCTTGGTGCCGGAGAAATAGGGATCGATAATCAGTCCGGTCTTCCTGGAGATCACCGGCTCGCGGCCGTCGGCTTTCAGTTTCGCGCAGATGTCGGCTGTGCGGCGGTCCTGCCAGACGATGGCGCGGTGCACCGCCTGTCCGGTGGCGCGGTCCCACACCACCGTGGTCTCGCGCTGGTTGGTGATGCCGATCGCCGCGATGTCCTTAGGCTTGATGCCGGCCTGCGCGATCGCGTCGCGGCACACGTTCACGGTCGAGGTCCAGATGTCCTCCGGCTCGTGCTCGACCCAGCCCGAGGCCGGGAAATGCTGCGGAAACTCGGCTTGTGCCTTCGCCGCAATGGAAATGTCGCCGCGAAACACGATCGCGCGCGAGGAGGTGGTGCCCTGGTCGATGGCGAGAACGAAAGACATGGCGGCTTACCCTTGGCGTTTTCCCTGAGGGATCATTGTGTCGCGGCAAAGGGAGCGGATTGGAGGCGGAAGGTCAAGATTGGATGAATGGTGGTGCCTCTTACCCTCCCCTGGAGGGGGAGGGTCGATCGCGCGAAGCGCGAGCGGGGTGGGGTGAAGCCACAACGGCAGTCTTTCGTTCTCGCCAGAACGAGCTTCGCCGCGCATCCATAAGCACCGCATTCGCAGATGGTCTGTCACCCCACCCCGCTACGCATGTCGCTTCGCTCCCTGCGTAGCGACCCTCCCCCTCCAGGGGAGGGTAAGACGAGAGCGGGCCAAAGCTAGGTTCTGCGGTGCTTCAAAGGCCAGGTTTCCGCCTCGCGCGAACCGTATAGCTCGACATAGATGCGTTCGAGCACGGCAGTCAGGTCGCTCGTGATCTCCAGATTCCAGAACCGGACAACGCGGTAACCTTCGCGTTCCAGCCAGCGTTGGCGTTCGAGGTCCCGTACGGCCGTGTCGTCTTCGTTGTGGTGTCCGCCATCGAGCTCGATCACCAAGCGCTTGGCCGGGCAGAGGAAGTCAACGATGTAAGGGCCGATCGGCGCCTGCCGGCGGAAGTGCGACCCCTCGATCGGAATATCCTTGAGAGCCCGCCACAAGATCCGCTCATGTGGGGTGGTGTTCGCCCTCAGCTTCTTTGCGGCGGCGCGTCGGATCGATGTTGAGACCATTTTTGCGGCTTCACCCCACCCCGCTCGCGCTTCGCGCGAACGACCCTCCCCCTCCAGGGTAAGAGGACTGCGCCTCCGATGCAATTGCAAGCCGCCCCGGACTGTGCCGGCCTCACACCCGCGCGCGCACTTGATCCGAAGTCGCCATCCCAGTCG
The nucleotide sequence above comes from Bradyrhizobium sp. NDS-1. Encoded proteins:
- a CDS encoding endonuclease domain-containing protein; the protein is MVSTSIRRAAAKKLRANTTPHERILWRALKDIPIEGSHFRRQAPIGPYIVDFLCPAKRLVIELDGGHHNEDDTAVRDLERQRWLEREGYRVVRFWNLEITSDLTAVLERIYVELYGSREAETWPLKHRRT
- the glpK gene encoding glycerol kinase GlpK — encoded protein: MSFVLAIDQGTTSSRAIVFRGDISIAAKAQAEFPQHFPASGWVEHEPEDIWTSTVNVCRDAIAQAGIKPKDIAAIGITNQRETTVVWDRATGQAVHRAIVWQDRRTADICAKLKADGREPVISRKTGLIIDPYFSGTKVAWILDHVPGARARAARGELMFGTVDCYLLWRLTGGKVHATDATNASRTLLFNIHTGEWDDELLEIIGVPRSMLPEVKDSSARFGESTPDLFGGPIVISGIAGDQQAATIGQACFRPGMMKSTYGTGCFALLNTGTTPVASKNKLLTTVAYQLDGKRTYALEGSIFVAGSAVQWLRDGLGIIKHAAETGPLADQSDSMQSVYLVPAFVGMGAPYWNPRVRGALFGLTRNTGPAELAHAALESVCYQTFDLWAAMRADWPSSETASVVLRVDGGMTASDWTMQRLADLLDAPVDRPVIQETTALGAAYLAGLQAGVYPEPTKFADNWRLEHRFKPNMSQATRERKLAGWARAVKGVLASDEGEG
- a CDS encoding GNAT family N-acetyltransferase, producing MILPDGYSDVPAGKIAAVVTHLEMIERPARRDDPPSAWTLRKVDAPALPWYRDLFRRVGEDWLWFSRARMNDAELAAIIHAPNVEVYALGVDGRDEGLLELDFREPGQCELVYFGVTAPLIGTGAARFLMNRALERAWSRDVSRVWVHTCTFDHPSAVAFYQRSGFRPFRRQIEVADDPRLDGTAPRTAARHVPIIE